TGGGGGTCGGGAAGCCCAGCTTCTTGCGGTTGACGATGGCCGGCGGGACGACGCCCTGCAACGCCTGGCGCATCGCGTACTTGGTGGCGTCCGAGCGCGGCGGCAGCTTGAGGTCCACCGGGATCTTCGCCGCCACGTCGAACACCTCGCGGTCGAGGAACGGCACCCGTACCTCCAGCGAGTGGGACATCGAGATCCGGTCGGCCTTGACCAGGATGTCCCCGCGCAGCCAGGTGTAGAGGTCGACGTACTGCATCTTGGTGACGTCGTCCAGCTCGGTGCACTCGGCGTAGATCGGCGCCGTCACGTCGGTGTAGCGCACCGAGGGGTCGTAGCGGCGCATCAGGTGCTGCTTCTCCTCCTCGGTGAACATCCGGGCGTTGCCGTAGTAGCGCTCCTCGATCGGGGTTGTGCCGCGCTCCAGGAAGCTCTTGCCCTTGACCCCCTGCGGGATCGCCTTGGAGACCGCGCGGAGCCCCTTCTGCACCCCACCGGGCAGGCCGTTGACGGTGCCGAGCGACAGTGGCTCGCGGTAGATCGTGTAACCGCCGAAGAACTCGTCGGCGCCCTCACCGGAGAGCACCACGGTGACGTGCTCGGCGGCCTTCTTGGCCACGAAGTACAGCGGCACCAGCGCCGGGTCGGCCACCGGGTCGTCCAGGTGCCAGACGATCTTCGGCAGCGCGTCGATCATGTCCTGCGGACCGATCTTGGTGGGGATGGTGGTGACGTCCAGGTGCCGGGCCGACTCCTGCGCGACGTCGATCTCCGAATACCCCGGTACGTCGTACCCGACGGTGAAGGTCAGGATGTTCGGGTTGAACTCCCGGGCCAGCGCGACCACCGCGGTGGAGTCGATGCCGCTGGACAGGAACGAACCGACCGGCACGTCGGAGCGCATGTGCATGCGCACGCTCTCCCGCAGCGTCTCCCGGATCTCGTGGTAGAGCTTCTGCTCGTCGTCGACCGGCGCCGGCCGGAACACTGGCCGGTACCAGCGGCGTACGTCGATCCGCCCGCCCGGGGTCCAGGTCAGGTACTCCCCGGAGCCGATCCGGTTGACGCCCTTGTGCAGCGTGCCGGGCTCGGGGACGTACTGCAGGGTCAGGTAGTGGCTGAGGTTGGCCGCGTCGACGCCCGCGTCGCCCTGGTAGTTGCTGTGCGCGAACGGCAGCAGCGCCTTCTTCTCCGAGGCCAGGTACAGCCCGTCGGCTGTCTCCAGGTAGTGCATCGGCTTGATGCCGAAGTAGTCGCGGGCGCCGAACGCGCGCCGTTCCTGCCGGTCCCAGATGACGAAGGCGAACATGCCGCGCAGCCGGGTGAGCACCTGCTCGCCCCAGAAGTGGTAGCCGGCGACGATCACCTCGCCGTCACCGGCGGTGGCGAACTGGGCGCCGAAGTTCCGGACCAGTTCGTCGCGCAGCTCGATGTAGTTGTAGATCTCACCGTTGAAGGTGAGCAGGTAACGGCCGTTCGCGTAGGGCAGCGGCTCGTGACTCGACGCGACGTCGATGATGGCGAGCCGCTTGTGGGCGAACACTCCGTCCGCGTATCGGCCGGAGGCGTCGCCGACCACCTCGACCCCTGTCTCGTCGGGGCCGCGGTGGTGCAGGCATTCCAACGCTCCGGCGATGTGGTCGCGGTGCGCGGCGGCGTTACCGTTCGCGCTGAAGAAGGCCAGGAGTCCGCACATGGTGGACATCTTTCCACGCGCGCCATCGGCCCGTCGCAGCCGTCCGTTGATCCAGAGCCCCCCTGGCCGGCACCATCGGGAACCGGGCGCGCGATACGGTCTGGACCAGCAACGAAGCGGAGGGAGCGGCGCAATGACCGAGGGACGCACCGACGGAACGCCGACGAACGGTACGGAATCGCATGATCCGGACTTCCCGGAGGCGTTCCTGTCCTTCATGCGGCAGGGCTGGCGGGACACCGCGCTCCCGGTCGCGCCCCGGCAGGAGGCCCCCAACTACGCCAAGCGGCGGGCCGCGCTGTCGGCGGCCTTCCCCGGCGAGACGCTGGTGATCCCGACCGGCCCCGAGAAGGTCCGGGCCAACGACACCGGGTATCCGTTCCGGCCGGGCAGTGACTTCGTCTACCTGACCGGCGACCACGACCCGGACAGCGTGCTGGTGCTGCGCCCGAACGGCTCGGGGCACGACGCCACCCTGTACATGCGGCCCCGCTCGTCCCGGGAGACCGACGAGTTCTTCCGCAGCCGGCACGGCGAGCTGTGGGTGGGCCGGCGGCACACGCTCAGCGAGAAGTCCACCGAGCTGGGCCTGCCCACCGCCGACCTGACCGGCCTGGAGGCGACGCTGGCCGACCTGGCGCCGGGGCGGACCCGGGTGCTGCGCGGCTTCGACACGCAGGTGGACGCAGCGGTACGCCCGTACGACGGCGTCCGCGCCGAAGGGCAGCCGCCGCGCGACCGGGAGCTGGCGATCGCCATCTCGGAGCAGAAGCTGGTCAAGGACGAGTGGGAGATCGGCCAACTCCAGGACGCGATTGACGCCACGGTGCGTGGCTTCGAGGACGTGGCCCGGATCCTGCCGGCCGACCGGGCGGTCTCGGAGCGGCTGCTGGAGGGGATCTTCGCGCTGCGGGCCCGGCACGACGGCAACGACGTCGGGTACGGCTCGATCGTCGGCGCTGGCGAGCACGCCACGATCCTGCACTGGGTGCACAACCACGGCGCCACTCGACCGGGTGACCTGCTGCTGATGGACATGGGTGTCGAGGGGCGCAACCTCTACACCGCCGACGTGACCCGGGTGCTGCCGGTGAGCGGTCGGTTCACCGCCCTGCAACGCCAGGTCTACGACATCGTGTACGCCTCGCAGCAGGCCGGGATCGAGGCCATCCGGCCCGGGGTGAAGTTCAAGGACGTCCACCTGACCTGCATGCGGGTGCTCGCCGAGGGCCTGGCCGAGCTGGGCCTGCTGCCGGTGAGCGTGGACGAGGCGATGGACGAGAAGTCCTCGGTCTACCGGCGGTGGACGCTGCACGGCTTCGGCCACATGCTCGGCATCGACGTGCACGACTGCTCGAACGCCCGCAAGGAGAACTACCGCG
The nucleotide sequence above comes from Micromonospora sp. NBC_00389. Encoded proteins:
- the asnB gene encoding asparagine synthase (glutamine-hydrolyzing), giving the protein MCGLLAFFSANGNAAAHRDHIAGALECLHHRGPDETGVEVVGDASGRYADGVFAHKRLAIIDVASSHEPLPYANGRYLLTFNGEIYNYIELRDELVRNFGAQFATAGDGEVIVAGYHFWGEQVLTRLRGMFAFVIWDRQERRAFGARDYFGIKPMHYLETADGLYLASEKKALLPFAHSNYQGDAGVDAANLSHYLTLQYVPEPGTLHKGVNRIGSGEYLTWTPGGRIDVRRWYRPVFRPAPVDDEQKLYHEIRETLRESVRMHMRSDVPVGSFLSSGIDSTAVVALAREFNPNILTFTVGYDVPGYSEIDVAQESARHLDVTTIPTKIGPQDMIDALPKIVWHLDDPVADPALVPLYFVAKKAAEHVTVVLSGEGADEFFGGYTIYREPLSLGTVNGLPGGVQKGLRAVSKAIPQGVKGKSFLERGTTPIEERYYGNARMFTEEEKQHLMRRYDPSVRYTDVTAPIYAECTELDDVTKMQYVDLYTWLRGDILVKADRISMSHSLEVRVPFLDREVFDVAAKIPVDLKLPPRSDATKYAMRQALQGVVPPAIVNRKKLGFPTPTRVWLRGEMYEWARHVLSTSGAGDLLDLSYALRLLDEHKREEADHSRKVWTVLIFCIWHAIFVAKTLDPGIQRNQSALLTKPVVGSMVR
- a CDS encoding aminopeptidase P family protein, whose translation is MTEGRTDGTPTNGTESHDPDFPEAFLSFMRQGWRDTALPVAPRQEAPNYAKRRAALSAAFPGETLVIPTGPEKVRANDTGYPFRPGSDFVYLTGDHDPDSVLVLRPNGSGHDATLYMRPRSSRETDEFFRSRHGELWVGRRHTLSEKSTELGLPTADLTGLEATLADLAPGRTRVLRGFDTQVDAAVRPYDGVRAEGQPPRDRELAIAISEQKLVKDEWEIGQLQDAIDATVRGFEDVARILPADRAVSERLLEGIFALRARHDGNDVGYGSIVGAGEHATILHWVHNHGATRPGDLLLMDMGVEGRNLYTADVTRVLPVSGRFTALQRQVYDIVYASQQAGIEAIRPGVKFKDVHLTCMRVLAEGLAELGLLPVSVDEAMDEKSSVYRRWTLHGFGHMLGIDVHDCSNARKENYRDGTLGEGYVLTVEPGLYFQPEDELVPAELRGIGVRIEDDVLVTATGAVNLSAGLPRTADEVETWLAEQREAGPRLPV